CTGGAAAACCTTAACGCGATCGCACCAAGACTTATTAAAATCTGCAAAGGATAGCAAACTAGACCACGAAACAGAAACTCCCTGGATCGTCTACATTTCCCCCTCAGAAGATTGTCCTAACATTCAGACCGTATTAGAGCGATCGCTATCTGCAAAAGATATGCAAAGAATTGAAATTCGCACTTTACCCTCCCAAGTCGAAGCGATTCAAGAGCATGGACTTTTATACCTACCAGGGCCTTATGTCGTACCAGGTGGTCGCTTTAACGAAATGTATGGCTGGGATAGCTACTTTATATTGCTGGGACTTTTGCACGATGAAGAATGGGAACTAGCGCAAAGCCAAGTTGACCAATTATTATACCAAGTCCAGCATTACGGCACCATCCTCAATTCCAACCGGACTTATATGCTGTCGCGATCGCAGCCCCCGGTTCTCAGTATGATGGTTTTGGCGTTATTCCAGCATACCCATGATGAAGAATGGTTAAAGTCAACCGTTCCGCTTTTAGAGCAATTTTACTATTACTGGGTAGTACCGCCCCATCTCAATGCTGCAACAGGCTTATCGAGATTTTATGCCTTTGGGGAAGGCCCTGCGCCAGAAGTTTTGTTTTCCGAACGAGATGAGGAGGGAAAAAGTCACTACGATCGCGTCAAGGAATATTACCAAACATTTGAAGTTAAAGATTACGACATTAATCTTTACTACGATCGTGAAAATGACGAACTGACCAGTTTATTTTACAAGGGCGATCGCACCATGCGCGAGTCCGGTTTTGATATC
This Nostoc sp. KVJ3 DNA region includes the following protein-coding sequences:
- a CDS encoding trehalase family glycosidase, which encodes MSTPPTPTTTQIDTVRAHIKKTWKTLTRSHQDLLKSAKDSKLDHETETPWIVYISPSEDCPNIQTVLERSLSAKDMQRIEIRTLPSQVEAIQEHGLLYLPGPYVVPGGRFNEMYGWDSYFILLGLLHDEEWELAQSQVDQLLYQVQHYGTILNSNRTYMLSRSQPPVLSMMVLALFQHTHDEEWLKSTVPLLEQFYYYWVVPPHLNAATGLSRFYAFGEGPAPEVLFSERDEEGKSHYDRVKEYYQTFEVKDYDINLYYDRENDELTSLFYKGDRTMRESGFDITNRFGPFSVDILYYAPVCLNSLLYQMEQDLAQINGILGNEEQKQQWSDRADIRRDRIDQYLWDEEQGLYFDYHFQSGECRRYIFATTFYPLWLGIASQAQAQRVVENLSLFEAPGGILTSNSVTGNQWDAPFGWAPLTLIAVLGLYRYGYHAEGDRIANKFLAMVIKEFGRHKTLVEKYDVERCSANVSDDISFGYSSNEVGFGWTNGVILELLAARGRKV